A genomic region of Bactrocera dorsalis isolate Fly_Bdor chromosome 3, ASM2337382v1, whole genome shotgun sequence contains the following coding sequences:
- the LOC125777273 gene encoding uncharacterized protein LOC125777273, whose translation MSSINNYGYEPNSSQIIYQNLDSTDQQSLKNLIAELTMEVRALKTEVKELKEENKINLLKLTEEVIAVKLEKRGKPSESQSPQFDQLPFYHKKDLDDFEAQLLQKPELFEKFKLYIKKTGGEASTPFLRAAIRRIFSGELAMSFSWRGTADKPSAEKCLVTTIIKNICHEMFQVDEKAVRSTLQKHFVYANERVKKRRLPLSENKLMF comes from the exons ATGAGCTCTATAAATAATTATGGATATGAACCTAACAGCAGCCAAATAATAT ATCAAAATCTAGACAGCACAGACCAACAGtctcttaaaaatttaatagcGGAGTTGACGATGGAAGTTCGGGCTTTAAAGACAGAAGTGAAGGagctaaaggaagaaaacaaaataaatttgttgaagcTGACAGAGGAAGTTATTGCGGTCAAATTGGAAAAAAGGGGAAAACCCTCAGAAAGTCAAAGCCCACAATTCGACCAACTACCATTTTACCATAAGAAGGATCTTGACGATTTCGAAGCACAGCTTTTACAAAAGCCAGAGTTGTTCgagaaattt AAACTATATATTAAGAAGACTGGGGGTGAAGCGTCAACCCCTTTTCTAAGAGCAGCAATCAGGCGTATTTTTTCAGGCGAGTTGGCAATGTCTTTTTCGTGGAGGGGCACGGCAGATAAGCCAAGCGCGGAAAAATGTTTagttacaacaataataaaaa ATATTTGTCATGAAATGTTTCAAGTGGACGAAAAAGCCGTTAGATCAACGCTACAAAAACATTTCGTTTATGCAAACGAAAGAGTAAAAAAACGCCGTCTACCTTtgtctgaaaataaattaatgttttga